From Parasphaerochaeta coccoides DSM 17374, a single genomic window includes:
- a CDS encoding fimbrillin family protein translates to MRERERERERERENENLRDLRMNKSSRPGFIVLTTILILLVAFVSCADKPNVSSSNTIRFISEIGRKATADSGWSIGDAVGIYMVEAGEDVATVAATDRDNVQYVADTAGITFSGFSPVDASNPLKWDDISTPAITHFDFIAYYPYVSSIADTTALPIHVYPLGSGEQDTGKADFLWGKKAGVQNNTSTVSLTLSHALSRLVVNISPSTTVDKDAITGGTLVATVTGMNTQATIDLDSGDVAPVVPSDIDVVMKDISGTLTEAERTAGKRRYEAVLIPTDNTTALSSLGLRFTLGGETYEWAASSVASSDEYRIVLESGKTHVYNMTLNTAADKVAVAEILIGIVDWDTGSGVNGAAEKAYRLSFDGNNATSGTAPGAILAHGGSQVTLSAPGTLEKDLHYFYGWNTLPNGNGTHYAVGESFTMPADNVTLYAQWLVKVVKSVSAGGYHTMILKTDGTLWATGYNYDGQLGVGDNTDRSTPVQVKASTAADDFMTDVADVFAGESHTMIVKKDGTLWATGYNNHGQLGVGDDISRSTPVRVKASTDPDDFMTDVAAVSVGGGHTMILKKDGTLWATGYNYDGQLGVGDYNDRSTPVPVPSMNTDPNNPVVAVSVGFSHTMILKKDGTLWATGSNGEAQLGVDDNLNKNTPVPVSSMGNQVAAVSAGETHTMILKKDGTLWATGYNGYGELGLGSSSLGTNISTPVPVPSMNTDPNNPVAAVSAGKLHTMIVKKDGTLWATGLNDSGQLGDGDNTDRSTPVQVSSNVEAVFAGGYHTMILKKDGTLWATGNNWAGQLGVSDNTNRSTPEQVVF, encoded by the coding sequence ATGAGAGAGAGAGAGAGAGAGAGAGAGAGAGAGAGAGAGAACGAAAATCTGAGAGATCTGCGTATGAACAAATCTAGCAGACCAGGCTTTATAGTTCTTACGACCATTCTGATACTACTTGTTGCCTTTGTTTCATGCGCTGACAAACCGAACGTTTCAAGCTCCAACACAATACGCTTCATCTCCGAGATAGGACGCAAGGCCACCGCTGACTCCGGCTGGAGTATCGGGGACGCGGTCGGCATCTATATGGTGGAGGCCGGTGAGGACGTGGCTACTGTCGCCGCGACCGACCGTGACAATGTGCAGTACGTGGCAGATACGGCGGGCATCACCTTCTCCGGCTTCTCCCCTGTTGACGCCTCCAACCCCTTGAAGTGGGATGACATCTCCACCCCTGCCATCACACACTTTGACTTCATCGCCTACTATCCCTATGTATCATCCATCGCTGATACCACGGCTCTACCCATACATGTCTATCCACTTGGTTCCGGGGAACAGGATACCGGAAAGGCCGACTTCCTGTGGGGGAAGAAGGCTGGTGTCCAGAACAACACCTCTACGGTCAGCCTGACGCTCAGTCATGCCCTCTCCCGCCTTGTTGTCAACATCTCTCCGAGTACCACCGTTGATAAGGATGCCATCACGGGCGGTACGCTTGTCGCCACTGTCACGGGCATGAACACGCAGGCAACAATCGACCTGGACAGCGGAGATGTGGCTCCTGTCGTTCCCAGCGACATTGATGTCGTCATGAAGGACATCTCCGGCACGCTCACAGAAGCGGAGAGGACTGCGGGCAAGCGGCGGTATGAGGCCGTGTTGATACCGACGGACAACACTACCGCCCTGTCCTCCCTTGGTCTGCGTTTCACCTTGGGTGGCGAGACATATGAATGGGCTGCTTCCAGCGTAGCGTCCTCCGATGAGTACAGGATTGTCTTGGAAAGCGGCAAGACTCATGTCTACAACATGACGCTCAATACGGCGGCGGATAAAGTCGCCGTCGCGGAGATTCTCATAGGGATAGTGGACTGGGACACCGGGAGCGGAGTAAACGGGGCAGCGGAAAAGGCATACCGCCTTTCCTTTGACGGCAACAACGCTACAAGCGGTACTGCGCCGGGAGCGATACTTGCTCATGGGGGAAGCCAGGTCACACTGTCGGCTCCTGGAACGTTGGAAAAGGATCTCCATTACTTCTACGGATGGAATACTCTGCCTAATGGCAACGGAACCCACTATGCCGTTGGTGAGTCCTTCACCATGCCCGCCGATAACGTGACGTTGTATGCACAGTGGCTGGTGAAGGTCGTCAAGTCAGTTTCCGCCGGAGGTTATCACACGATGATTCTGAAGACGGACGGCACGCTCTGGGCGACTGGATACAACTATGATGGTCAACTGGGTGTCGGTGATAATACCGACAGAAGCACACCCGTACAGGTCAAAGCCAGTACCGCTGCCGACGACTTCATGACTGATGTCGCGGATGTCTTCGCTGGAGAGAGCCATACGATGATTGTAAAGAAGGACGGCACGCTCTGGGCAACGGGATACAACAACCATGGTCAATTGGGCGTCGGTGATGACATAAGCAGAAGCACGCCCGTGCGGGTCAAGGCCAGTACCGATCCCGACGACTTCATGACTGATGTCGCGGCTGTCTCCGTCGGAGGTGGGCACACGATGATTTTGAAAAAGGACGGCACGCTCTGGGCGACTGGATACAACTATGATGGTCAACTGGGTGTCGGTGATTATAACGACAGAAGCACGCCCGTGCCGGTTCCATCCATGAATACTGATCCAAACAATCCTGTCGTGGCCGTCTCCGTCGGGTTTTCCCACACGATGATCCTGAAGAAGGACGGCACGCTCTGGGCGACTGGATCCAACGGAGAGGCTCAACTGGGTGTCGATGATAACCTAAACAAAAACACGCCCGTGCCGGTTTCGTCCATGGGAAATCAGGTCGCGGCAGTCTCCGCCGGAGAGACCCATACGATGATTCTGAAGAAGGACGGTACGCTCTGGGCGACGGGATACAACGGATACGGTGAACTGGGTCTAGGCAGCAGCAGTTTGGGAACCAACATAAGCACGCCCGTGCCGGTTCCATCCATGAATACTGATCCAAACAATCCTGTCGCGGCTGTCTCCGCCGGAAAGCTCCATACGATGATTGTGAAGAAGGACGGCACACTCTGGGCGACTGGACTGAACGATTCTGGTCAACTGGGTGACGGCGATAATACCGACAGAAGCACGCCCGTGCAGGTCAGTTCTAATGTCGAGGCTGTCTTCGCCGGAGGTTATCACACGATGATTCTGAAGAAGGACGGTACGCTCTGGGCGACTGGAAACAACTGGGCTGGGCAACTGGGTGTCAGTGATAATACCAATAGAAGCACGCCCGAACAGGTAGTTTTCTGA
- the carB gene encoding carbamoyl-phosphate synthase large subunit produces the protein MPARTDIHKILVIGSGPIVIGQACEFDYSGTQAVQALREEGYEVVLVNPNPATVMTTPGIADAIYLEPLTVPYVTDIIARERPDAILTTMGGQTGLNLTIELHKKGILDTYGVQVIGAGINSIELAEDRRLFKEIITSLGLESARSVTVKSVAEAEAFKKIVGLPLILRPSFTLGGMGGGIIRSEEEFHPAMKHALEASPVGEVLVEESLLGWKEFELEVMRDKNDNAIIVCSIENVDPMGVHTGDSITVAPIQTLSDQAYQKMRTASIDILRAIGVDCGGSNVQFAVQPGTGRMVVIEMNPRVSRSSALASKATGFPIARCSAKLAIGFTLDEVLNEITGMTRSCFEPALDYVSVKIPRFELEKFPMPDNALGTQMKSVGEALAMGRTLLEAMNKAFRAIERGLGGILPLEDVQGFSADDVDTILHCAHPYRFLAAYSVLRRTGESGIAEVSAVTGYDSWFLYQLVRLADREQQLVCAGRTIVDSEQRSLLMEAKRDGIADERIASLCGVEADEISVARKKQGIVAVRHYVDTCAGEIAASTPYCYTTYGEQDEGSALGEDAMAIIASGPNRIGQGLEFDTCCTMSSLALRKLGHRTIMINSNPETVSTDFNISDRLYVEPLTPEHVLRVLELEKTRTVVLQLGGQTPLNMMDTLVAHGVKVVGTSPADVSIADDRGKFAALIRKLGLHQSENRTAYSPSEVMTHANEVGYPVLLRPSHVLGGRNMFIAFDDDAVRGFLDGGVNVSSASPLLVDKFLEDAFEYDLDAVSDGTSLYIGGILQHIEAAGIHSGDSAAVFPPYKSTPEVLNAMRKAALDLACALSIKGFMNIQFAVKDGQLYVIEVNPRASRTVPFISKASGVDLVEVAVRVWEGEDLVTQGLVDKKGGVGEGSCRYGWAIKESVFSFDRFADIDPQLGPEMKSTGEVIGMGTSFGEAFAKSQIGAGNSLPTSGRVCISVNRRDRATIIPIVRKLHELGFELAATRGTARDLYDAGILCETVLKVHEGHPNISDHLMAGRIDLMINTPMGSRSKESGESLRMVAMRQRVPYTTTTSAASAAVQAIEYLQSGSRFIRKLDAPLA, from the coding sequence ATGCCGGCACGAACTGACATCCATAAGATACTGGTAATCGGCAGTGGTCCCATCGTCATCGGCCAGGCGTGCGAATTCGACTACAGCGGAACCCAAGCTGTGCAGGCCCTGCGGGAAGAAGGCTACGAGGTTGTCCTGGTCAATCCCAATCCGGCCACCGTCATGACCACGCCGGGCATCGCAGACGCCATCTACCTGGAACCCCTCACCGTTCCTTACGTGACTGATATCATTGCCCGCGAGCGTCCTGATGCCATCCTGACCACCATGGGGGGACAGACTGGCCTGAACCTGACTATCGAGCTTCACAAGAAAGGAATCCTTGATACGTATGGCGTACAGGTGATTGGCGCAGGCATCAATTCCATTGAACTTGCCGAGGATCGGAGGCTTTTCAAGGAAATCATCACGTCCCTGGGATTGGAGTCCGCCCGTTCAGTCACCGTGAAAAGCGTTGCGGAAGCCGAAGCCTTCAAGAAGATTGTCGGTCTTCCTCTGATACTCCGTCCCAGCTTCACCCTGGGAGGGATGGGCGGTGGCATAATCCGTTCCGAGGAAGAATTTCATCCCGCCATGAAACATGCCCTTGAAGCAAGTCCGGTAGGTGAAGTCTTGGTCGAGGAGTCCTTGTTGGGCTGGAAGGAGTTTGAACTTGAGGTGATGCGTGACAAGAACGACAACGCCATCATCGTCTGCTCCATTGAGAACGTTGATCCCATGGGTGTCCATACTGGAGACAGCATAACTGTGGCTCCAATACAGACATTGAGCGACCAGGCATACCAGAAGATGCGCACAGCTTCCATTGATATTCTGCGGGCGATTGGTGTGGACTGCGGAGGATCCAATGTCCAGTTCGCCGTCCAACCTGGTACAGGCCGCATGGTCGTGATAGAGATGAACCCCCGTGTTTCCCGTTCCTCCGCCCTTGCCAGCAAAGCTACAGGTTTCCCCATAGCCCGATGCTCCGCCAAACTTGCCATCGGTTTCACCCTCGACGAAGTCCTCAACGAAATCACCGGGATGACCCGCTCTTGCTTTGAGCCTGCGCTTGATTATGTTTCAGTGAAGATACCGCGCTTTGAGCTGGAAAAGTTCCCTATGCCGGACAATGCTCTGGGAACCCAGATGAAAAGTGTAGGAGAAGCGTTGGCCATGGGGCGTACCCTTTTGGAGGCGATGAACAAAGCTTTCCGCGCCATAGAACGCGGTCTTGGCGGCATACTGCCCTTGGAGGATGTCCAAGGCTTCTCCGCTGATGATGTGGATACAATCCTCCACTGCGCCCATCCTTACCGTTTCCTGGCCGCGTATTCCGTACTGCGCCGTACCGGGGAGTCCGGCATTGCCGAGGTTTCCGCTGTCACCGGCTATGACTCATGGTTTCTCTACCAGCTTGTACGGCTTGCCGACCGAGAGCAACAGCTTGTTTGTGCGGGAAGGACGATAGTCGATTCTGAGCAACGCTCCCTGCTGATGGAAGCAAAACGCGATGGCATTGCCGATGAAAGGATTGCCAGCCTTTGTGGGGTGGAAGCTGATGAAATCAGTGTCGCGCGAAAAAAACAAGGCATTGTTGCCGTGCGCCACTATGTCGATACCTGTGCCGGGGAGATTGCCGCCTCCACGCCGTACTGCTACACCACCTATGGCGAACAGGATGAAGGCAGCGCGTTGGGAGAGGATGCCATGGCCATCATAGCCAGCGGCCCTAACCGCATAGGTCAAGGACTTGAGTTCGACACCTGTTGCACAATGAGTTCCCTTGCGTTGCGGAAGCTGGGACATCGGACAATCATGATTAACAGCAATCCTGAAACAGTGTCCACCGACTTCAACATTTCAGACAGGCTCTATGTGGAACCGCTGACTCCTGAACATGTGCTGAGGGTGCTTGAGCTGGAAAAGACACGCACGGTAGTACTCCAGTTGGGGGGACAGACCCCCCTGAACATGATGGACACGCTGGTCGCCCATGGCGTTAAGGTCGTCGGCACGTCTCCCGCGGACGTGAGCATAGCCGATGACAGGGGAAAGTTTGCTGCCTTGATCAGGAAGCTGGGTCTCCATCAGAGTGAGAACCGCACGGCTTATTCTCCGTCAGAGGTCATGACCCACGCCAACGAAGTGGGCTATCCTGTGTTGCTCCGTCCTTCCCATGTCTTGGGAGGGCGCAATATGTTCATTGCCTTTGACGATGATGCTGTCCGGGGCTTCCTTGATGGCGGGGTGAACGTATCATCAGCTTCTCCTCTTTTGGTGGACAAGTTCCTGGAGGATGCGTTTGAATACGACCTTGACGCGGTGAGCGACGGCACATCCCTCTATATCGGCGGCATTCTCCAACACATTGAGGCCGCTGGAATCCACAGTGGTGATTCCGCTGCTGTATTCCCTCCGTACAAGTCTACGCCCGAAGTACTCAATGCCATGCGCAAGGCCGCCTTGGATTTGGCGTGTGCGCTGTCCATCAAGGGCTTCATGAACATCCAGTTCGCCGTCAAGGACGGCCAGCTCTACGTAATTGAGGTAAACCCCCGCGCCTCGCGTACCGTTCCCTTCATCTCCAAGGCTTCAGGAGTTGATCTTGTCGAGGTAGCAGTGAGGGTATGGGAAGGCGAGGACTTGGTCACCCAAGGTCTCGTTGACAAGAAGGGAGGCGTTGGGGAAGGCTCATGCCGGTATGGATGGGCAATCAAGGAGTCCGTGTTCTCCTTTGATCGCTTTGCCGACATCGACCCGCAGTTAGGTCCGGAAATGAAATCTACCGGAGAAGTGATAGGCATGGGTACCAGCTTCGGCGAGGCGTTCGCCAAGAGTCAGATAGGCGCGGGCAACTCCCTGCCTACGTCCGGCAGGGTCTGTATTTCTGTCAACCGCAGGGATCGCGCTACGATTATTCCCATTGTCCGCAAGCTCCATGAGCTGGGATTCGAGCTTGCCGCCACTCGTGGGACGGCACGCGACCTTTATGACGCGGGCATCCTCTGCGAGACGGTGCTGAAGGTTCATGAAGGTCATCCGAACATCAGCGACCATCTGATGGCAGGGCGCATCGACCTGATGATTAACACGCCGATGGGCAGTCGTTCCAAGGAAAGCGGAGAGAGTCTGCGCATGGTTGCCATGCGCCAGCGTGTACCCTATACGACGACGACCAGCGCGGCGAGCGCGGCGGTGCAGGCAATCGAATACCTCCAATCAGGAAGCAGGTTCATCCGCAAGCTGGACGCGCCATTGGCCTGA
- a CDS encoding heparinase II/III family protein, which translates to MKKEFFSLPYFSTDFASVVPFVRAHHEDECRHVIRVADEVASGTFVFDLRWDMEQTVHPVVFTDEIDWLHQPGDDPEWIFAFNRMRFWICLGQAYVLTGDEKYTRVFISQMLHWLATVKRDDPQAAPAWRTIEAGIRMENWLKTIRYFRDSPLLDNVVLRTFVAGVTDHAEYIMGIWNSYNLMSNWGVLANHGLFMAGTLLPPLPRTKEYRDVAIRRLEAESRIQVYPDGMHWEQSPMYHNEVLRGFLDVVSLARMGAVCLPDGFVQRTKAMSMADFWMRKPNGYEPMMGDSDDIDMRDIISRAALIFSDGILKSGGYPVLDYESAWDFGVPGIEAYDRLEARLPQETSHHFTDSGNITFRSGWNDDETYVRFHCGTLGAGHGHADKMHYDLFSHGEDILVDPGRYTYVNKPERFEFKDSSAHNTFIVDGKSLYTGIDSWECRNLSRAVNVRYADRNGMAYAEGGQSGYCGQGVFVNRRIIFIRPDILFVCDEAYACGSHSYKTFLHFGSGGKVEGSGSEYRFSSNRNDVRIVFPGEGFSTSIHPSRMSRHYNQLEDTRTLVRTSWADGFSCMVHVVFVSPSTSIRGGSPGTIREVPVTSNFKGLTFSADTIGGWVVEKDDRSYTIVIAHEEFASPTDTFLANGCTGFGSTVVFDNSAGETETGTVLAY; encoded by the coding sequence ATGAAGAAAGAGTTCTTTTCCCTTCCGTATTTCAGCACCGACTTTGCATCTGTCGTTCCTTTTGTCCGCGCCCATCATGAGGATGAATGCCGCCATGTGATCAGGGTGGCCGATGAGGTCGCTTCCGGTACGTTCGTCTTTGATTTGAGGTGGGACATGGAACAGACAGTCCATCCTGTTGTCTTCACCGACGAGATAGACTGGCTTCATCAGCCTGGTGATGATCCGGAATGGATATTTGCTTTCAATCGGATGCGGTTCTGGATTTGCCTGGGACAGGCATATGTCTTGACAGGAGATGAGAAATATACCCGCGTTTTTATTTCCCAGATGCTCCATTGGCTTGCGACCGTGAAGCGTGATGATCCACAGGCAGCTCCGGCATGGCGTACCATTGAGGCGGGCATACGCATGGAAAACTGGCTCAAGACCATCCGTTATTTCCGGGACAGTCCTTTGCTGGACAATGTTGTTCTGCGGACATTTGTTGCTGGAGTGACCGACCATGCGGAGTACATCATGGGTATCTGGAACAGCTACAACCTGATGAGCAACTGGGGAGTGCTGGCAAACCATGGGCTTTTCATGGCCGGGACGCTTCTTCCTCCCTTGCCGCGTACAAAGGAATATCGTGACGTTGCCATCCGTCGCCTGGAGGCCGAAAGCCGTATCCAGGTCTATCCGGACGGAATGCACTGGGAACAGAGTCCCATGTACCATAATGAAGTCCTGCGCGGCTTCCTTGATGTTGTGTCATTGGCACGGATGGGGGCTGTATGTCTGCCTGATGGTTTCGTACAAAGAACCAAGGCAATGTCCATGGCTGATTTCTGGATGCGCAAACCCAACGGCTATGAGCCAATGATGGGTGACAGTGATGATATTGACATGCGGGACATTATCAGCCGTGCCGCGCTGATTTTTTCTGATGGAATCCTCAAGAGTGGTGGCTATCCTGTCCTTGATTATGAGAGTGCCTGGGATTTCGGCGTGCCTGGCATTGAGGCGTATGACCGTCTTGAGGCAAGGTTGCCGCAAGAGACGAGCCACCATTTCACGGACAGCGGGAACATCACCTTCCGTAGCGGATGGAATGATGACGAGACCTACGTGCGTTTCCATTGCGGAACCTTGGGGGCAGGGCATGGTCATGCGGACAAGATGCATTACGATCTTTTTTCCCATGGGGAGGATATCCTTGTCGATCCGGGACGTTATACCTATGTGAACAAGCCGGAGCGTTTTGAATTTAAGGATTCGTCCGCGCATAATACATTCATCGTGGACGGGAAATCGCTTTACACGGGAATTGACAGCTGGGAATGCCGGAACCTCAGCAGGGCGGTCAACGTCCGGTACGCGGACAGGAACGGCATGGCATATGCCGAAGGAGGGCAGAGCGGATACTGTGGCCAGGGGGTATTCGTCAACCGGCGCATCATCTTCATCCGTCCTGATATCCTGTTCGTCTGTGATGAGGCATATGCCTGTGGTTCCCATTCATACAAGACTTTCCTGCATTTTGGCAGTGGCGGGAAGGTTGAAGGGAGCGGTTCTGAATATCGTTTCTCCAGCAATAGGAATGATGTGCGCATCGTATTCCCCGGAGAGGGTTTCTCGACCTCCATACATCCAAGTCGCATGTCCCGGCATTACAATCAGCTGGAGGACACCCGGACGCTTGTCCGTACCTCATGGGCAGATGGGTTCTCCTGCATGGTTCATGTCGTTTTTGTCTCCCCCTCCACAAGCATTCGGGGTGGTTCTCCGGGAACGATACGGGAAGTGCCGGTGACTTCAAACTTCAAAGGATTGACTTTTTCCGCCGACACCATAGGTGGTTGGGTGGTGGAAAAGGATGATAGATCGTACACAATTGTAATTGCTCATGAGGAGTTCGCCAGTCCTACGGATACGTTCCTTGCCAATGGATGCACAGGTTTCGGTTCGACCGTGGTGTTCGACAACAGCGCAGGAGAAACCGAGACAGGAACCGTTCTGGCGTACTGA
- the carA gene encoding glutamine-hydrolyzing carbamoyl-phosphate synthase small subunit produces the protein MEKTFLILADGTRFEGTGKGFAIPTASDLADLSPEQAPCGEVVFNTTMGAYHEILTDASYAGQIIVMTCPHIGNYGSSPDWNETVCIPPPCRALIVRDLYTGPVPEGRLSVEKVLEDWRLSVLTSVDTRALTLHIREKGAMYGVLVRLDDADPQAFSTVLAWLAAVPPMEARDFVGAVGAKTTSTHAPAQSGGMRFALVDYGEKQSIQNQLLSRGVTVDIVPPRTSAKELLHAEPSYDAIFLSNGPGDPAVLIHETDIVRSLMGKIPVLGICLGHQLIGKALGGTTSKMKFGHHGGNQPVRETESGRVMVTCQNHGYQVDAESLPESTVITYVNANDGTVEGLKDEQKGVISVQFHPEASPGPWDARRLFDDFIAFAHAWKTRQGISHGTRQDTSGKGGIHHAGTN, from the coding sequence GTGGAAAAGACTTTCCTTATTCTTGCCGACGGCACTCGTTTCGAGGGTACAGGGAAGGGCTTTGCCATACCCACGGCCTCCGACCTTGCCGACTTATCACCAGAACAGGCTCCTTGTGGGGAAGTAGTTTTCAACACCACCATGGGAGCATACCACGAAATCCTGACCGATGCGTCCTATGCTGGACAGATTATCGTCATGACATGCCCCCATATCGGCAACTACGGCAGCTCTCCTGACTGGAATGAAACAGTCTGCATCCCGCCACCCTGCCGTGCCCTGATTGTCAGAGATCTCTATACGGGACCGGTTCCCGAAGGTCGTCTCAGCGTGGAGAAAGTTCTGGAGGACTGGAGGCTTTCCGTCCTGACCAGCGTGGATACCCGTGCCCTGACGCTCCATATCAGGGAGAAAGGCGCCATGTATGGCGTCCTTGTCCGTCTGGACGATGCCGACCCACAGGCGTTCAGTACGGTTCTTGCATGGCTTGCCGCCGTTCCTCCCATGGAGGCGCGTGATTTTGTCGGGGCGGTCGGGGCAAAGACCACCAGCACGCATGCCCCAGCCCAGAGCGGCGGCATGCGTTTCGCCTTGGTAGACTACGGCGAAAAGCAGTCCATCCAGAACCAGCTCCTGTCCCGTGGCGTCACGGTGGACATTGTTCCACCCCGAACCAGCGCAAAGGAACTGCTTCATGCTGAACCATCCTATGACGCCATATTCCTGTCCAACGGGCCGGGGGATCCCGCTGTCCTGATCCATGAGACTGATATTGTCCGTTCCCTGATGGGAAAGATTCCCGTGCTTGGCATCTGCCTTGGTCACCAGCTCATTGGCAAAGCTCTGGGAGGCACTACCAGCAAGATGAAATTCGGACATCATGGCGGCAACCAGCCGGTGCGCGAGACGGAAAGCGGACGAGTCATGGTCACCTGCCAGAATCATGGCTACCAAGTTGACGCGGAAAGCCTGCCGGAATCAACGGTCATCACGTATGTGAACGCCAATGACGGTACGGTCGAAGGACTGAAGGATGAACAAAAGGGCGTAATCAGCGTACAGTTCCATCCTGAAGCATCTCCGGGGCCATGGGATGCCCGCCGTCTGTTTGATGATTTCATTGCTTTCGCCCATGCATGGAAGACACGGCAAGGCATAAGCCACGGCACACGCCAGGACACATCTGGAAAAGGGGGAATACACCATGCCGGCACGAACTGA
- a CDS encoding HAD-IIA family hydrolase, with translation MKKSLEIIRSKKAFIIDMDGVLYHGNRLLKGASEFVNWLVKEEKKFLFLTNSSERSPLELSQKLARLGIAVGADHFYTSALATASFVASQIPGGSAYVIGEPGLINALYDAGFTMNNVNPDYVVVGEGRGYSLEALDRAVSLVMGGARLIGTNPDLNGPAEQGIVPACGALVSPIELATGTKAYFVGKPNPLMMRHALKKLEAETQDTIIIGDRMDTDIVAGMESEIETVLVMSGVTRPEDIATFAYRPRHTLEGVFEIPV, from the coding sequence ATGAAAAAAAGTTTGGAAATCATCCGCTCTAAAAAAGCCTTCATCATCGACATGGACGGCGTCCTGTATCATGGGAACAGACTCCTCAAAGGAGCCTCGGAATTTGTCAATTGGCTTGTGAAGGAAGAAAAAAAGTTCCTTTTCCTGACCAATTCAAGCGAAAGATCCCCACTTGAACTGAGCCAGAAGCTGGCACGTCTGGGCATTGCCGTAGGAGCCGACCACTTTTATACCAGTGCCTTGGCGACCGCCTCATTCGTAGCGTCCCAGATACCCGGAGGCTCCGCCTACGTCATTGGGGAACCCGGCTTAATCAACGCTCTTTACGATGCCGGCTTCACCATGAACAATGTGAACCCGGACTATGTAGTCGTCGGCGAAGGCCGTGGCTACAGCCTTGAGGCCTTGGATCGGGCAGTCTCCCTGGTCATGGGAGGCGCACGTCTGATTGGCACCAACCCCGACCTCAACGGACCTGCCGAACAGGGCATAGTTCCCGCCTGCGGCGCACTTGTCTCGCCCATAGAGCTTGCCACCGGGACAAAAGCCTATTTCGTAGGAAAGCCCAATCCCCTGATGATGCGCCACGCCCTGAAAAAACTTGAGGCCGAAACGCAGGACACAATCATCATAGGGGACCGGATGGATACGGACATTGTTGCCGGCATGGAATCAGAAATTGAGACCGTACTGGTGATGAGCGGCGTCACTCGCCCGGAAGACATAGCAACCTTTGCCTACCGCCCCCGTCATACTCTTGAAGGAGTGTTTGAGATTCCGGTATGA
- the rpmG gene encoding 50S ribosomal protein L33 — protein MADKKKGPVEKIALQCTECGEKNYTTTKNRRNIPGKLELMKFCPKLRKHTLHRETKIK, from the coding sequence ATGGCAGACAAGAAAAAGGGGCCGGTTGAGAAAATTGCTCTCCAGTGCACCGAATGTGGAGAAAAAAACTATACGACGACCAAAAACCGTCGCAATATTCCTGGCAAGCTTGAGCTGATGAAGTTTTGTCCGAAACTCCGTAAGCATACATTGCACAGGGAAACAAAGATCAAATAG